One Apostichopus japonicus isolate 1M-3 chromosome 14, ASM3797524v1, whole genome shotgun sequence genomic window carries:
- the LOC139979933 gene encoding uncharacterized protein: MASKEGRTSIKCATCSLFRPGRTWDDHELCPMCRSCSRRDPCSICVTLTPANWQEIEAWMATRREKLQSKLTRLSPPPAPASEPEAPEGSVLEPVASGDGSPLVAVPVGSGNSTSSNAKSKGKRSNKGKGKAPRPKRTTRPEEGSTQLQSTGPQTTEPPDLWSTGPPELPVPADLSSEIQLTRDRGKRPAPQPTRPRSRSRSPHPRDPSPVQDESSQDSDSGYRRRGSDRPTGARDPPRGERPQADGNWLLSQLSAILQPLVAQMTPAQNAATTDASTAPQLPVRPLTLDQGRPPLTPMDHDLDALELVASETWSERGDEASVLDEYESQVDEAEDEEDEEQSVKGIDLPPDLIAKAIHIFTTRLGFEPPPNPKPTERTSKLRTTNEPSQSTTPCVPVDAVCFDRIEGLQAKKRWTAFPAKQDRALKIHDDTWKRIFKVPSITGEVRDRLRAEQALSSGYFREPLRKKAEQSAYDLDQASRVGMKFASTFMLAAELLMRHHQQLPEDKDQIPDREASQILWLLGPLARLIYDQFARMSVKLVESRRDNVLAAMRWPDGETRERLTHLPIANEDLFAGQFADAVQSEFTKRDSLAKTSFSRLNTRRPQGQNAPTRSFSGPRPVRSRGRSNAPSSGDRRGRSRRPSPPRNRQYRGAGWRPQGTVRSWNAPRQPAARRGRTGPDPRGAQPPRSTFGARP, from the coding sequence ATGGCATCAAAGGAAGGCAGAACATCGATCAAGTGCGCAACTTGCTCGCTCTTTCGTCCAGGAAGGACCTGGGACGACCATGAGCTATGCCCGATGTGCAGGTCTTGCTCACGACGGGACCCATGCTCGATATGCGTCACGCTGACTCCAGCAAATTGGCAGGAGATTGAGGCCTGGATGGCAACTCGCAGGGAGAAATTGCAATCTAAGCTCACAAGACTCTCACCACCTCCCGCCCCGGCTTCTGAACCGGAGGCACCTGAAGGGAGTGTTTTGGAGCCAGTCGCCTCTGGCGATGGTTCCCCACTCGTTGCAGTACCGGTTGGGTCCGGGAATAGCACGAGTTCTAATGCCAAATCAAAAGGCAAGAGAAGCAACAAGGGCAAGGGCAAAGCCCCCAGACCCAAACGGACCACACGTCCGGAAGAAGGGTCGACGCAACTGCAGTCCACTGGTCCACAGACCACCGAACCTCCAGACCTCTGGTCCACTGGACCACCAGAATTGCCAGTCCCTGCAGACCTGAGCTCTGAGATACAACTCACCAGGGACAGAGGAAAACGGCCGGCACCACAGCCGACCAGACCTCGCTCCAGGAGCAGATCCCCACATCCAAGGGACCCATCTCCAGTCCAGGACGAATCCTCCCAGGACTCAGACAGCGGCTATAGACGCAGAGGCAGCGATAGACCGACAGGAGCCAGGGACCCTCCCCGAGGGGAGCGACCACAAGCGGATGGGAATTGGCTTCTCTCCCAACTGTCCGCTATATTACAACCACTCGTCGCACAAATGACGCCCGCACAGAATGCGGCCACAACCGACGCATCCACCGCTCCACAGCTGCCAGTCAGGCCGCTAACCCTGGACCAGGGAAGACCTCCACTGACACCCATGGACCACGATCTGGACGCACTGGAGCTAGTAGCGTCAGAAACATGGTCTGAACGTGGGGATGAAGCCTCAGTCTTGGACGAGTACGAGTCACAGGTTGACGAGGCGGAAGATGAGGAGGACGAAGAGCAAAGCGTCAAAGGCATTGACCTGCCCCCAGACCTCATCGCGAAGGCCATCCACATCTTCACAACAAGACTCGGCTTTGAGCCGCCTCCCAACCCCAAGCCAACAGAGCGGACTTCGAAACTGCGGACCACGAATGAGCCGTCGCAGTCCACGACACCTTGTGTCCCGGTGGACGCTGTCTGCTTCGACAGGATCGAAGGGCTTCAGGCCAAAAAGAGATGGACTGCTTTTCCAGCAAAGCAGGATAGAGCCCTAAAGATCCATGACGATACTTGGAAACGAATCTTCAAGGTTCCGTCCATTACAGGGGAGGTCAGGGACCGACTCAGAGCGGAACAAGCTCTGAGCTCGGGTTACTTCAGAGAGCCGCTGCGCAAGAAAGCGGAACAATCGGCCTATGACCTCGACCAGGCCTCCAGAGTCGGGATGAAGTTTGCCTCTACTTTTATGCTCGCAGCAGAACTGCTGATGAGGCACCACCAGCAGCTGCCAGAGGACAAAGACCAGATCCCAGACCGGGAGGCATCACAAATCCTGTGGCTGTTGGGACCACTGGCGAGACTCATCTATGATCAGTTCGCCAGGATGTCTGTAAAGCTGGTGGAATCAAGACGAGACAACGTTCTTGCAGCAATGCGGTGGCCAGACGGGGAGACTCGCGAGAGATTAACGCACCTCCCAATAGCAAACGAAGACCTGTTCGCGGGCCAGTTTGCGGACGCTGTGCAGTCGGAGTTCACAAAACGAGACTCCCTCGCCAAGACGTCGTTCTCGAGGCTGAACACCCGGAGACCCCAGGGACAGAACGCTCCCACGAGATCGTTCTCTGGCCCCAGACCTGTCAGGAGCCGCGGTCGGAGCAACGCCCCGTCCTCAGGCGACAGACGTGGCAGGTCTCGTAGACCATCCCCACCGAGAAACAGACAATACCGGGGAGCGGGATGGAGACCGCAAGGAACGGTTCGGTCATGGAACGCACCCAGACAGCCAGCAGCACGACGAGGTAGGACCGGACCTGACCCACGTGGTGCTCAGCCACCCAGATCCACCTTCGGTGCCCGGCCCTAG